In one Arthrobacter jinronghuae genomic region, the following are encoded:
- the cysS gene encoding cysteine--tRNA ligase gives MSLRFYDTATAQVRDFVPLVEGKASLYYCGATVQGLPHVGHIRSAIAFDQLTRWLRYRGMQVTVVRNVTDIDDKILAKAADSVGAEPAPGVVPDEPWWALAYRFEQEFAKAYDTLGVQRPTYEPRATGHIPEMHALIAALIERGHAYPALDASGDVYFDVRSWQKYGSLTRQNIDDMQAAPDAGPRGKRDPRDFALWKGHKEGEPETASWDSPWGRGRPGWHLECSAMVTKYLGTEFDIHGGGLDLRFPHHENEMAQSQAAGHGFANFWMHNGMVTFEGEKMSKSIGNTISPTEMLEQASPRVVRYYLGQAHYRSVLDYRPTSLQEAASAVERIDGFIAKAAAKAAAEIDTGTAAVPDAFAAAMDDDLNVPQALAVLHETVRAGNTALAAGDNETVQRALGQVRAMTSVLGLDDAKDAASQAGPADAALDALVQDRLAERNAARAAKDWARADAIRDSLAAAGITVEDGADGVTWSVA, from the coding sequence GTGAGCTTGAGATTCTATGACACCGCAACAGCGCAGGTCCGGGACTTCGTTCCCCTGGTCGAAGGCAAGGCCAGCCTCTACTACTGCGGCGCCACCGTGCAGGGGCTCCCGCACGTAGGGCACATCCGCTCCGCCATCGCCTTTGACCAGCTCACGCGCTGGCTGCGTTACCGCGGGATGCAGGTCACCGTGGTCCGCAATGTGACGGATATTGACGACAAGATCCTGGCCAAGGCAGCCGACTCCGTGGGCGCCGAGCCGGCTCCCGGCGTCGTCCCCGACGAACCATGGTGGGCGCTGGCCTACCGGTTCGAACAGGAGTTCGCCAAGGCCTACGACACGCTCGGCGTCCAGCGACCCACCTACGAACCGCGCGCCACGGGCCACATCCCGGAGATGCATGCGCTCATTGCGGCCCTGATCGAGCGTGGACACGCCTACCCTGCCCTCGACGCTTCCGGCGACGTGTACTTCGACGTGCGCTCCTGGCAGAAGTACGGTTCGCTGACCCGCCAGAACATCGACGACATGCAGGCAGCGCCCGACGCCGGCCCGCGCGGCAAGCGCGATCCGCGGGACTTCGCGCTGTGGAAGGGGCATAAGGAGGGCGAGCCGGAGACCGCATCCTGGGACAGCCCCTGGGGCCGCGGACGTCCGGGCTGGCACCTGGAATGCTCGGCCATGGTCACCAAATACCTCGGCACCGAGTTCGACATCCACGGGGGCGGGCTGGACCTGCGCTTCCCGCACCACGAGAACGAGATGGCGCAGTCCCAGGCCGCAGGGCACGGCTTCGCGAACTTCTGGATGCACAACGGCATGGTCACCTTCGAGGGTGAGAAGATGTCCAAGTCCATCGGCAACACCATCAGCCCGACTGAAATGCTGGAGCAGGCCAGCCCGCGCGTGGTCCGGTATTACCTGGGCCAGGCCCACTACCGTTCGGTGCTGGACTACCGGCCGACGTCCCTGCAGGAGGCTGCCTCCGCCGTGGAGCGTATTGACGGCTTTATCGCCAAGGCCGCGGCCAAGGCTGCTGCGGAGATCGATACCGGGACCGCCGCGGTTCCGGATGCCTTCGCCGCCGCCATGGATGATGACCTGAATGTTCCCCAGGCCCTGGCAGTGCTGCATGAAACCGTGCGCGCCGGTAACACGGCCCTCGCAGCCGGTGACAATGAAACCGTTCAGCGCGCGCTGGGACAGGTGCGGGCCATGACCTCAGTCCTGGGCTTGGACGACGCGAAGGACGCAGCGTCACAGGCAGGGCCCGCCGACGCCGCACTGGACGCCCTGGTGCAGGACCGACTCGCCGAACGGAACGCCGCCCGCGCCGCAAAGGACTGGGCCCGGGCCGACGCCATCCGCGATTCGCTGGCTGCCGCCGGCATCACCGTGGAGGACGGCGCCGACGGCGTTACATGGAGCGTGGCCTGA